In Acidimicrobiia bacterium, one DNA window encodes the following:
- a CDS encoding HAD-IIA family hydrolase — MTRPGATDPVVCCDLDGVIWRGDEPIVPAVAGIAELRAAGTRVGFVSNNSSHTIADVVAKLRACGVEAEAADVLTSAVSAARLLADDLDPDARVLACAGPGVTEALAEVGLQPVDRLPAEAVVVGFHRGFDFAELDIASRAVREGARFVSTNLDATYPVADGLMPGSGAITAAVATASGQRPDVAGKPEAPMVALVRERLGTTGIVVGDRPSSDGALADALGWPFALVLSGVTTAVATPGGEAIPEPPPPFVADDLGGLVPELLAALAHST; from the coding sequence ATGACGCGCCCCGGCGCAACCGACCCCGTCGTGTGCTGCGACCTCGACGGTGTGATCTGGCGGGGTGACGAGCCGATCGTCCCGGCGGTAGCCGGCATCGCCGAGCTGCGCGCCGCCGGGACGCGTGTCGGCTTCGTGTCCAACAACTCCAGCCACACGATCGCCGACGTCGTCGCCAAGCTCCGCGCCTGCGGTGTCGAAGCCGAGGCCGCCGACGTGCTCACGAGCGCGGTATCAGCCGCCCGGCTGCTCGCCGACGACCTGGACCCCGACGCGCGGGTGCTTGCCTGCGCTGGCCCGGGTGTCACCGAAGCCCTGGCCGAGGTCGGGCTCCAGCCCGTCGATCGTCTGCCGGCGGAAGCCGTCGTCGTCGGGTTCCATCGGGGCTTCGACTTCGCCGAGCTCGACATCGCGTCGCGAGCCGTGCGCGAAGGCGCACGCTTCGTCAGCACGAACCTGGATGCGACGTACCCGGTCGCCGATGGCCTGATGCCCGGCTCCGGTGCGATCACCGCCGCGGTCGCCACCGCATCGGGGCAGCGGCCCGACGTCGCGGGCAAGCCCGAGGCGCCCATGGTTGCGCTCGTGCGCGAGCGATTGGGGACGACCGGCATCGTGGTCGGCGATCGCCCGTCGTCGGACGGCGCGCTCGCCGACGCGCTCGGGTGGCCGTTCGCGCTGGTCCTGAGCGGCGTGACGACAGCCGTCGCGACACCCGGCGGCGAGGCGATCCCGGAACCCCCACCGCCTTTCGTTGCCGATGATCTCGGTGGTCTGGTCCCGGAATTG
- a CDS encoding 2-oxoacid:ferredoxin oxidoreductase subunit beta yields MSDANTEPGDTAVKLGKKDFQSDQEVRWCPGCGDYSILSAMQLFLPEVGVKPENMVFVSGIGCAARFPYYMNVYGMHGIHGRAPALATGVALARPDLDVWVISGDGDSLSIGGNHLIHALRRNVNMKIILFNNQIYGLTKGQYSPTSEVGKVTKSSPFGSLDTPFNPLSVALGAEATFVARTHDMDRNHMIEMFRRAHAHKGTAFVELYQNCNVFNDGAFEAVTGKEVRSEMLIDLKHGEPIRFGAEGSHGVVLNDFGECEVAEVAEVGESRLLVHDEHREDPTLAFALSRLADRPTVPTPIGVFRDVERPTYEAEVQRQLVLSSERQGPPDLAALLGSGATWEVV; encoded by the coding sequence CAAGAAGGACTTCCAATCCGACCAAGAGGTTCGTTGGTGCCCCGGCTGTGGCGACTATTCGATCCTCTCGGCGATGCAACTCTTCTTGCCCGAGGTCGGCGTGAAGCCCGAGAACATGGTGTTCGTGTCGGGCATCGGTTGCGCGGCGCGCTTCCCCTATTACATGAACGTCTACGGCATGCACGGCATCCACGGCCGGGCGCCGGCACTCGCCACGGGCGTCGCACTCGCTCGTCCCGATCTCGACGTGTGGGTGATCAGCGGCGACGGTGACTCGCTGTCGATCGGAGGCAACCACCTCATTCACGCGCTTCGGCGCAACGTGAACATGAAGATCATCCTCTTCAACAACCAGATCTACGGACTCACGAAGGGCCAGTACTCGCCGACGAGCGAGGTCGGGAAGGTCACCAAGTCGTCCCCGTTCGGATCGCTCGACACACCGTTCAACCCGCTCTCGGTCGCGCTCGGTGCGGAGGCCACGTTCGTCGCCCGGACGCACGACATGGACCGCAACCACATGATCGAGATGTTCCGTCGCGCGCACGCACACAAGGGCACGGCGTTCGTCGAGCTCTACCAGAACTGCAACGTGTTCAACGACGGTGCGTTCGAGGCGGTCACAGGCAAGGAAGTCCGCTCCGAGATGCTCATCGACCTGAAGCACGGTGAGCCCATTCGCTTCGGTGCCGAGGGATCCCACGGCGTCGTGCTCAACGACTTCGGTGAGTGCGAGGTTGCCGAGGTGGCCGAGGTCGGTGAGAGCCGGCTCCTCGTCCACGACGAGCACCGCGAGGACCCGACGCTCGCGTTCGCCTTGTCTCGGCTCGCCGATCGCCCGACCGTGCCCACTCCGATCGGTGTCTTCCGCGATGTCGAGCGACCGACGTACGAAGCCGAGGTGCAGCGCCAGCTGGTGCTGTCGTCGGAGCGCCAGGGTCCGCCCGATCTCGCCGCGCTGCTCGGCTCCGGCGCCACCTGGGAAGTCGTGTAG
- a CDS encoding tetratricopeptide repeat protein has product MSQRETVSSGAEAYEAFQEGSRLLACSDHHAAAVALERARDLEPEKGSIREALGRAYFSSGRFPPARSEFARAVELDPVNDYAHFGLGLTLSRLGDRAGARRHLKLAVAMRPREEYRQALDRVAERP; this is encoded by the coding sequence ATGAGCCAGAGAGAGACGGTGTCGTCGGGAGCCGAGGCGTACGAGGCGTTCCAGGAGGGGAGTCGCCTCCTGGCCTGCTCAGACCACCACGCCGCGGCCGTCGCGCTCGAGCGGGCGCGCGACCTCGAGCCGGAGAAGGGGTCGATCCGCGAGGCACTCGGTCGGGCGTACTTCAGCAGCGGTCGCTTCCCTCCGGCGCGCTCGGAGTTCGCGCGCGCCGTGGAGCTCGATCCGGTGAACGACTACGCGCACTTCGGGCTCGGGCTCACGCTGTCACGCCTCGGCGACCGCGCTGGGGCTCGTCGCCACCTCAAGCTCGCCGTCGCGATGCGACCGCGCGAGGAGTATCGCCAGGCCCTCGACCGGGTTGCCGAGCGGCCCTGA
- a CDS encoding DUF1015 domain-containing protein translates to MPELFPFRGLRYTATSDLSKVTAPPYDVIDEDDRAALERSHPQNAVQLILPRHEHGTDGYERAARSLNEWEAEGILARDAEPSLYAYRMRYETADGDPRHTLGVIGALGLPDGTGDPDVLPHERTLPKAKSDRLALLQATKANLDPIWGLSLSTGLTDAIGDLDPALTVQAVDGGGTSHELMPLPADRVDAVRAVIRSAAVVIADGHHRFDTACTYRAEDPDAPGARAIMAFVVELTDDELSVHAIHRLVHGGGHARERLAAHPDVEIEALGAGPDALHDLRARLRADGALGFVDRDGFALLHLQEEHIERHLAGVPDVLHGIDAVRFDLGVRPGLGDLELSYRDDAATCASLVEKGGADGAVLLEPVSVAQIRAAAVAGVRMPEKTTFFNPKPRTGMVFRLLDS, encoded by the coding sequence GTGCCCGAACTGTTCCCCTTCCGCGGCTTGCGGTACACCGCGACCAGTGATCTCAGCAAGGTCACGGCGCCGCCCTACGACGTCATCGACGAAGACGACCGCGCTGCGCTGGAGCGATCACATCCCCAGAACGCGGTGCAGCTGATCCTTCCCCGCCATGAGCACGGCACCGACGGCTACGAGCGCGCGGCACGCTCCTTGAACGAGTGGGAGGCGGAAGGCATCCTCGCCCGCGACGCCGAGCCGAGCCTCTACGCGTATCGGATGAGGTACGAGACGGCCGACGGTGACCCGCGGCACACGTTGGGAGTGATCGGCGCGCTCGGCCTCCCCGATGGAACGGGAGATCCCGACGTCCTTCCTCACGAGCGCACGCTGCCCAAGGCGAAGTCCGACCGCCTCGCGCTGCTCCAAGCGACGAAGGCCAACCTCGATCCGATCTGGGGGCTGTCGCTCAGCACAGGCCTGACCGACGCGATCGGCGACCTCGACCCGGCGCTCACCGTGCAAGCCGTCGACGGCGGGGGCACTAGCCATGAGCTCATGCCGCTCCCGGCAGACCGGGTCGATGCGGTCCGCGCGGTGATCCGCTCGGCAGCGGTGGTCATCGCCGACGGACACCATCGCTTCGACACGGCATGCACGTATCGCGCCGAAGACCCCGACGCGCCGGGCGCGAGGGCGATCATGGCCTTCGTCGTGGAGCTCACCGACGACGAGCTGTCGGTCCACGCGATCCACCGACTCGTCCATGGCGGTGGCCATGCACGTGAGCGGTTGGCCGCGCATCCCGACGTCGAGATCGAGGCGCTCGGTGCCGGGCCCGACGCGTTGCACGATCTCCGTGCTCGCTTGCGCGCCGACGGTGCACTCGGCTTCGTCGACCGTGATGGCTTCGCGCTGCTCCACCTTCAGGAAGAGCACATCGAACGCCACCTCGCGGGCGTACCCGACGTGCTCCACGGAATCGACGCGGTTCGGTTCGACCTCGGTGTGCGCCCGGGGCTCGGAGATCTGGAGCTGTCCTATCGCGACGACGCCGCGACCTGCGCATCGTTGGTCGAGAAGGGGGGGGCGGACGGTGCGGTGCTCCTCGAACCCGTGTCGGTCGCTCAGATCCGCGCCGCGGCCGTGGCCGGGGTCCGGATGCCGGAGAAGACCACGTTCTTCAACCCGAAGCCGCGCACCGGGATGGTCTTCCGGCTCCTCGACAGCTGA